A window from Sphingobacterium hotanense encodes these proteins:
- a CDS encoding Gfo/Idh/MocA family protein, translated as MNNLILNRRDFIVAGSALFSLSALPGLLKANTFKGVSKVGLIGAGWYGKSDLFRLLQVRDIEVLAVCDVDNKHLEEAARLISERQKSKQVPKTYSDYREMLSAHQFDLILIGTPDHWHALQAIAAMEAGAHVYLQKPISVDVLEGEAILATARRLNRKVQIGTQRRSTEHMIEAKEQIVDKGLLGNISHVEMCCYYHMRNNSNPEVKPVPEFLDYELWTGPAPLRPYDNLPHGGWWRSFMEYGNGITGDMCVHMFDTVRWMLGLGWPKRIHANGGIYVQKEGKANIADTQTAIFEYDNLNCVWQHRTWGRPTDPEFPWAFILYGDKGTLKGSTLKYEFTPMKGEKIAKDVVLEKEAFPEDLKEPRIELNSAPATRQHMKNLLSAIEKDHLPVADIEQGHISTASCILANISMKLGRAVQYDPVQRVCIDDAEATNLLKRAYRPNWAHPYR; from the coding sequence AAATACATTCAAAGGGGTTAGTAAAGTCGGTCTAATCGGTGCGGGATGGTATGGAAAGAGTGATTTGTTCCGTCTTTTACAAGTTCGAGACATCGAAGTATTAGCGGTATGTGATGTAGATAACAAACATTTGGAAGAGGCAGCGCGGCTAATCAGCGAACGACAGAAATCAAAACAAGTACCTAAAACTTATTCTGATTATCGAGAGATGCTTTCTGCACATCAGTTCGACTTGATTCTGATCGGAACTCCTGACCATTGGCATGCACTGCAGGCTATCGCGGCAATGGAAGCCGGTGCTCACGTTTATTTACAAAAACCCATCTCTGTTGATGTGTTAGAAGGTGAAGCCATCTTAGCGACAGCGCGCCGCTTAAATCGAAAAGTCCAAATCGGGACGCAGCGGCGAAGTACAGAACATATGATAGAGGCAAAGGAGCAAATTGTTGATAAGGGGCTATTGGGGAATATCTCGCATGTCGAGATGTGTTGCTATTATCATATGCGGAATAATTCGAATCCCGAAGTGAAACCCGTTCCTGAATTTCTCGATTACGAGTTATGGACGGGACCTGCACCCTTACGGCCTTATGATAACCTCCCGCATGGCGGTTGGTGGCGATCGTTTATGGAATATGGAAATGGCATAACCGGCGACATGTGTGTGCATATGTTTGACACTGTTCGATGGATGCTTGGTTTAGGTTGGCCAAAGCGAATACATGCAAATGGCGGTATTTATGTGCAGAAAGAAGGGAAAGCTAATATAGCGGATACTCAAACCGCAATTTTCGAATATGATAATCTGAATTGTGTCTGGCAGCATAGGACCTGGGGACGGCCCACTGACCCTGAATTTCCTTGGGCATTTATCCTCTACGGCGATAAGGGGACTTTGAAGGGGAGCACCCTGAAATATGAGTTTACTCCGATGAAAGGGGAGAAGATTGCAAAAGATGTTGTTTTGGAAAAAGAGGCATTTCCAGAAGATTTGAAAGAGCCGCGAATCGAGTTGAACTCGGCGCCAGCGACCAGACAACATATGAAAAATCTCTTGTCGGCTATAGAGAAAGATCACTTACCGGTTGCCGATATAGAGCAGGGGCATATTTCCACAGCCTCTTGCATCCTCGCTAACATCTCGATGAAACTAGGAAGAGCAGTTCAATATGATCCAGTACAAAGAGTATGCATAGATGATGCGGAGGCAACAAATCTGTTAAAAAGAGCGTATAGACCCAATTGGGCACATCCATATCGCTAA